In the Leptospira limi genome, one interval contains:
- a CDS encoding acetyltransferase, with translation MHKKEILLIGAGGHAKSCIDVIEAEGKFQIVGLIGGESEKGKTVLNYDVIGDDSDLPSLGQKIRNAIVVIGQIKTFEIRKNIYLKLKSLGYNLPSIVSPLAYVSKYAKIGDGTMLLHHSIVNAGAIVGENCIINSRSLIEHDVKIEDHCHVSTSAVLNGHCQVGEGSFIGSGSILKEGVSIGSGCIVGMGSIVIKNVSDRETFVSRFA, from the coding sequence ATGCATAAAAAAGAAATATTGTTAATTGGAGCAGGTGGACACGCAAAATCCTGTATTGATGTAATTGAAGCCGAGGGAAAGTTCCAAATCGTCGGTTTGATTGGTGGTGAATCCGAGAAAGGTAAAACGGTTTTGAATTATGATGTGATTGGGGATGATTCCGATCTACCTTCTCTTGGTCAAAAGATACGGAATGCAATCGTTGTTATCGGGCAAATTAAAACGTTTGAGATTAGAAAGAATATATATTTGAAATTAAAATCATTAGGATATAATTTGCCGTCGATTGTTTCACCTTTGGCATATGTATCAAAATACGCTAAAATAGGTGACGGTACTATGTTATTGCATCATTCCATTGTAAATGCAGGAGCCATAGTTGGGGAAAATTGTATAATCAATAGTCGCTCATTGATCGAACACGATGTTAAAATTGAAGATCATTGCCATGTTTCTACTTCTGCCGTTTTAAACGGACATTGCCAGGTGGGAGAAGGTTCGTTTATTGGAAGTGGCTCCATTTTAAAAGAAGGAGTTTCCATTGGAAGTGGTTGTATTGTAGGAATGGGATCGATAGTAATTAAAAATGTCTCTGACCGTGAAACTTTTGTGAGTCGATTCGCATGA
- a CDS encoding LegC family aminotransferase, with protein sequence MIKDEIVSILKSVLGNGKEFIPLHEPVFNGNEWNYVKECLDTTFVSSVGKFVDRFEKDLAEFTGAKHAVAVVNGTAALQIALKLAGVEENDEVFIPSLTFIATANSVSYLKAHPHFIENEEKTLGVSPTSLREYLNSIAEVRSGQCFNKKTGNRISAIVPMHTFGHPVAMDELLAVANDFHFKVVEDAAESLGSYYFGKHTGTLGLLGTLSFNGNKTITTGGGGAILTNNKELAILAKHITTTAKIPHPWEYTHDVIGYNYRLPNLNAALGCAQLEKLPELLESKRKLFHLYENAFSTMAEVKIQKEPNGCKSNYWLQTLVLKPSLVGERDNILSATNSAGIMTRPAWTLLHKLKPYSHCSKMNLPVSESLEMRLINIPSSSNLIHA encoded by the coding sequence ATGATTAAAGATGAGATTGTATCTATTCTAAAATCCGTTTTAGGTAACGGAAAAGAATTCATTCCTTTACACGAACCTGTTTTTAATGGAAACGAATGGAACTATGTAAAAGAATGTTTAGATACTACATTTGTTTCCTCTGTAGGTAAATTTGTAGATCGGTTTGAAAAAGACCTCGCTGAATTTACTGGTGCAAAACATGCTGTAGCAGTTGTTAACGGAACTGCCGCCCTGCAGATTGCTTTAAAATTAGCGGGCGTGGAAGAGAACGATGAAGTCTTTATTCCTTCACTGACTTTTATTGCTACTGCAAATTCTGTAAGTTATTTAAAAGCACACCCGCACTTTATAGAAAATGAAGAAAAAACATTAGGTGTATCTCCGACTTCTTTAAGAGAATACTTAAATTCAATTGCAGAGGTTAGATCCGGTCAGTGTTTTAATAAAAAAACTGGCAATAGAATTTCTGCAATTGTCCCGATGCATACTTTCGGGCATCCTGTTGCTATGGATGAATTGTTAGCAGTGGCTAATGATTTCCATTTTAAAGTAGTGGAAGATGCTGCGGAATCTTTGGGCAGTTATTACTTTGGCAAACATACCGGAACTTTGGGGTTACTCGGAACCCTTAGTTTTAATGGAAACAAAACCATTACAACAGGGGGGGGGGGCGCAATTCTTACAAACAATAAAGAATTAGCCATTTTGGCAAAACATATCACTACCACAGCAAAAATACCACATCCATGGGAATATACTCATGATGTTATCGGTTATAACTATAGACTGCCTAATTTGAATGCAGCTTTAGGATGCGCTCAGTTAGAGAAACTTCCTGAGTTACTCGAATCGAAAAGAAAACTGTTTCATCTTTATGAAAATGCATTTTCAACTATGGCAGAAGTAAAGATTCAAAAGGAACCTAACGGTTGCAAAAGTAACTATTGGCTTCAAACTTTAGTTTTGAAGCCTTCCTTGGTCGGAGAAAGAGATAATATTCTTTCTGCGACAAATTCAGCCGGGATTATGACTCGTCCTGCTTGGACATTACTTCATAAATTAAAGCCTTATAGTCATTGTTCGAAGATGAATTTACCTGTTTCTGAATCTTTAGAAATGAGATTAATTAATATTCCTAGTAGTTCTAATTTAATTCATGCATAA
- a CDS encoding NAD-dependent 4,6-dehydratase LegB: MILVTGADGFIGSHLVETLVRSGKQVRAFVLYNSFNSWGWLDQCSDDVKGKFEIFSGDIRDPNGVRSAMKGCESVLHLAALIAIPYSYHSPDTYIDTNIKGTLNVLQAAKDLNIKRVIVTSTSEVYGTAKFVPITEDHPLQGQSPYSASKIGADQLAMSFYHSFETPVTIIRPFNTYGPRQSARAIIPTIITQIAQGKKKIKLGSVHPTRDFNYVSDTVRGFLKILDSNQSIGEVINIGSNFEVSVGETVQLISEIMKTEITIESDDARIRPSGSEVERLWASNEKAKNLVGWAPEYGGKDGFKRGLAETIQWFTNPKNLSSYKSDIYNI; the protein is encoded by the coding sequence ATGATTTTAGTTACTGGTGCTGATGGATTTATCGGCTCACATCTTGTAGAAACACTTGTGAGAAGTGGAAAACAAGTAAGAGCATTCGTTCTTTATAATTCCTTTAATTCATGGGGATGGTTGGATCAATGTTCTGATGATGTGAAAGGAAAATTTGAAATTTTTTCTGGTGATATTCGCGATCCAAACGGTGTCAGATCAGCTATGAAAGGATGTGAATCTGTTTTGCACCTGGCTGCATTGATTGCAATACCTTATTCATATCATTCGCCCGATACTTATATAGATACAAATATTAAAGGAACTTTGAATGTTTTGCAAGCAGCGAAGGATCTAAACATAAAAAGAGTGATTGTAACTTCTACAAGTGAAGTTTATGGGACTGCAAAATTTGTTCCTATTACAGAAGACCACCCTTTGCAAGGTCAATCACCTTATTCTGCAAGCAAAATCGGAGCTGATCAATTAGCAATGTCCTTTTATCATTCTTTTGAAACACCTGTAACTATCATTAGGCCATTTAACACTTACGGTCCAAGGCAGTCAGCTAGAGCAATCATTCCTACGATCATCACTCAAATTGCTCAGGGTAAAAAGAAAATTAAGCTAGGTTCGGTTCATCCTACAAGGGATTTTAATTATGTATCCGACACGGTTAGAGGGTTTTTAAAAATATTAGATTCGAATCAAAGTATTGGTGAAGTTATTAATATCGGAAGCAATTTTGAGGTTTCAGTGGGTGAAACCGTTCAATTAATTTCCGAAATTATGAAAACAGAAATCACCATTGAATCGGATGATGCCCGTATTCGACCTTCCGGAAGTGAAGTGGAAAGGTTATGGGCCTCCAACGAAAAAGCAAAAAACTTAGTAGGTTGGGCTCCGGAATACGGTGGAAAGGATGGATTTAAACGAGGATTGGCCGAAACAATACAGTGGTTCACCAATCCGAAAAATTTATCTAGTTATAAATCGGATATTTATAATATATAA